GGGCTCTTTTTGGTCAGTATATGGCTGTGATAGGCCCTTCTGCGCCGGATGGAACCGCTTCCGGTGACTTTGAACCGCTTGGCTGCTCCGCGATGGGACTTCATCTTGGGCATGTCGTATCTCCCTTACATTGCTCGGATGACGTTGGTGCAGGCTGCGGACCCGGGCCCGGCCCACATATATACATAAAAAAGGACGGACGCCTCCCTGCTTCCAGAGAGAGGTCACGTCCGGTACTGGCCTTTGATGAGCCGTTACTTGCTCTTGGCAGCGTTAGGGGCAACGATCATATGCATGGTCCGGCCTTCGAATT
This region of Desulfovermiculus halophilus DSM 18834 genomic DNA includes:
- the rpmI gene encoding 50S ribosomal protein L35; this translates as MPKMKSHRGAAKRFKVTGSGSIRRRRAYHSHILTKKSPKRKRNLRKSTAVDSANITAVRRQLLV